The Streptomyces spinoverrucosus genomic interval ATCGGTGATGTCGCTGATCGCGTCATCATCGAGCGAGATCCGGAAGGTCTGCCGGGCCCAGAGAGCCGGACCGAGCAGCCCCAGCAGCCACAGGACGGCCACCTTGCCGGCCCACGCGCCCAGCTCCCCGGCATCGGCCACCGCCCGGCGTCGGAGCGGACGCAGGAAACCCGCGGCGATCACCAGCGCACCGACCAGCGTCACGGACAGCGGGATCACGGTCAGCTCCGCCGCTGTCTCGGCGAGGCCTCCGGCAGCCCCGGACATCTCGACGACACCGCCCACCGAGGTGACGACGGTCGCCGCGACCACCCGGGGAAACGCCCCGTCCGGCAGCTCCGCCGCCCCGGCCGCCCACAGGCCCAGCGCGGCGGTGCCCCCCATGGCGACCAGCGCGGCCAGCACCGTAACCAGGGCCTGTACCCAGCCGGGGCGGGACAGTGCCTGGTCGGAGGGGGACCGCGCGCTCACGCTGCCACGCTAAGCAGCACCGGCACCGGGCGCGCGCCGAGAGGTCCGTCCGCGTCCGCTTGCGGGCCGTGCGGAACCCGGGCACACAATGAGCACATTGCGGAAATAACGGGAAAGCGGCAACGGGATGTGAGGGCCAAGGTGGATTCGACCGGCCGCCCCACAGACCCACCCCCCGGCCCCACAGACCCACCCCCCGGTCCCACCGGCCCACCCCCCGGTCCCACCGGCCCACCCCCCGGTCCCACCGGTCCAGGCTCAGGCCGCCGCCCCGCGGGCCCTCCCACCGCCCCCGCAGGCCCTGCCACCTCTCCCGCCAGCCCTCCCTCCGGCCCCGCCGGACCCCCCTCCGGCCCCCTGCCACCACCCCCGCAACCGCCGCCGGGCCCGCCGGAAGGAGGTCGACCGTGGTGGCGGTCCGTACTCGGCATCGCGGTCCTCGCCGCGGTCGTCGCGGCCGCGGTGGCGGCTGTCGTCCTCACCCGGATCGGCCGCGACGACGCCTCCGACGCCGAGGACGGGAACGTCCTGCTTCAGGCCGTGAACGCCACCGGGCCCAACCCCTTCACCGAGTCCACGGCGAGGGCCGGCTCCGCCCCTTCCGTCACGCCCACCCCGACCGGGTCGGTGCCGCCGCACACCGTACGGGGCGTGAGCGGCAGCGCGCCCGGCCTCTACGGCGGCACGCGCAACGTCGCCGACTGCGATGTGGAGAAGCAGATCCGCTTGCTGGGGGAGGCGGAGGCGAGGAACCGGGCGTTCGCGTCCGTCGCCGAGGTCGAGCCGTCCGGCGTCCCCGCGTACCTGCGCTCCCTGACCCCCGTACAGCTCCGCGTGGACACCCGCGTCACCAACCACGGCTTCCGCGACGGCGCCGCCACCGGCTACCAGGCCATCCTCCAGGCCGGTACGGCCGTCCTGGTCGACGGGCGGGGACTGCCCCGCGTCCGCTGCGCCTGCGGCAACCCGCTGACCCCGCCGGTCGCCCGGCGCACCACACCGAAGCCGACCGGCGAGGCCTGGCCGGGGTTCCGCTTCTCCCATGTCGTCGCGGTGAAGGAGGCGCGGCGGGACATCGACGCCTTCGTCCTCTACGACTCCGACCACGACGTCTGGATCTACCGGTCCCGGGGCGACACGGGAGAGAAGGACAAGCAGATCGGCTGAGGGGCAACCATCTGCCGCTGTGGACGCGCACCGTTCGTCCTCCGCGTACACCGCCCCGGAATCGTCCACAAACGCTCCGGCAATGTGACGAGTCCGGCACTATGGACTGCGGCGCCCGGCTCGGGGTACGAGGACTGGTGCAGCAGCGTCCGGCATGGCCGGCTTCGGAGAGAGACACGCATGATCGAGCACGGGGACGGGGCCGTCGTACCGACTGGTTTCGACGTGCCCGTGGAACCACTGCGGCGGGCGGCGCACTACACGGGCGAGCCGGGATGCATCGCCGAGGCGCGCTCCCTGGCCGCGTTCTTCCTCGAACAGCTCAGGAACGAGTGGTGCGCCGAGATCGACGCCCGCACCGAGGGAGCGGTGCTCCTCGTGGTGAGGGAACTAGTCACCAACGCGGACCGGCACAGCAACGGGCCGTACATCCTGGAGCTGGAGGGAACGGACAGCGCCCTCGCGGTGTCCGTCTACGACAGCAGTGCCGCCCTGCCCAGGCGGTTCCCGCGCGACCCGGCCCGCATCGGCCGGCACGGTCTGGAGATCGTGTACGCGCTCGCGACCGACGTGACCGTCGAGCGGGTTCCGGTGGGCAAGCGGGTGCGTGCGGTGGTGCGGCTGGACGGGGAGTGAGCCCCCTGGAGATTCCGGGGGCTCACCTTGTGGGCTTGTGGTGCGCTGCTGTGCCGTCAGGCGCAGCCCAGTTCCCCGAGCATGCCCTTGCGGAGCCGTACGATGATCCGCTTGAGCAGTCGGGACACATGCATCTGCGAGCAGCCGAGCCGTTCGCCGATCTCGGCCTGGGTGGCCTCCTCCACGAACCTCAGATGCAGGATCTGCCGGTCGCGTTCGTCGAGTTCGGCCATGAGCGGGGCGAGCGACTGGAAGTCCTCGACGAGCCGCAGTCCTTGCTCCTCGACGCCGATGAAGTCCGCGAGGACCGCCTCGCCGTTCTCCGGGCCGTCTCCGGTGAGGGCGGCGTCCAGGGAGGCGGAGTTGTAGCCGTTGGCGGCGATCTGGGCCTCCGTCACCTCGTTCTCCGAGATGTTCATCAGCGTGGCGAGTTCCGCGACCGTGGGATCCCGGTCCAGCCGGCTGGCCAGTTCCTCGCGGGCCTTGGCCAGTTCGACGCGGAGTTCCTGAAGACGGCGGGGGACGTGTACGGCCCAGGTGGTGTCGCGGAAGAACCGCTTGATCTCACCGACGATGTAGGGCAGCGCGAACGACGTGAACTCGACCTCGCGGGAGAGTTCGAACCGGTCGATGGCCTTGATGAGGCCGATCATCCCGGTCTGGACGATGTCCTCCATGTCGTCCCCGCGGTTGCGGAACCGGCCGGCGGCGAACCGCACCAACGACATGTTCATCTCGATGAGGGTGTTGCGCGCGTACTGGTACTCGTGCGTGCCTTCCTCGAGTTCGGTCATGCGTGCGAAGAACTGGCGGGACAACTCGCGCGCGTCGCGCGGAGCCACGGTCCGGGGATCCCCGACGTCCGGTGTTGGCCCCTGACCCGTCCTGGCCACGGGGCTGTCCTTGACGACCTCTGCCTCCGACCCGGTCACGGCGGTGTCCATTACCTCTCCCACGAATGTCATGGCGCGACGTCTGCCTCTTCGGCCTCTGTTGTCCTCGGTCCTGACGGCGTCACGTCCCGGGCCACCGGAACCTGACGGCGTACTGGTGCGGGTACCCGGCCCTCGCCATCACATGCCCTCCTGTTGCGGGGTGGCCCGAATTGGGTACTTCGGGCTACGAGTTCACCGGCCGGGTCGCCAGGGCGTTTCGTCCGATTCCACCGAGGGCGGAACGTCGCGGCCTTCCCCTGACGGCTCGCGAACCTAGGCTGAAGAGGTGAGCAACCAAGCGCCGAACACGCAGATGACGCCCAATGAGGCCCGTGTCATCCCGTTGCGTCCGCAGCCCGCGCGCCCCGGGACGGCCCGCCCGGTGTCCGACCGGCCCGCCGCTGTGCCGTCCCAACCCGCCGTCAAGGAGCCGCTCTGGCGGGACCTCGTGGGGGACGTGCTGCGGCGGGAACGGCTCGCACAGGAGCGGACGTTGAAGGACGTCGCCGACGCCGCTCGGATCTCGATGCCGTATCTGTCGGAGGTGGAGCGCGGCCGCAAGGAGGCCTCCTCGGAGGTGCTCGCGGCCGCCGCCCACGCCCTGGGCCTCGGCCTCGGCGATCTGCTGGCGCGGGCGCACAGTGACCTCACCCGGCACACGCACGCACGCGGCCGCGCCATGTCCACCGCGCCACACAACGGGCTCTGCCTGGCCGCCTGACCACGCGCCGGCGCCTCAGACCTGCACTCAGACCTTACCGAGGCGCCGGCTCAGCACCTCGTCGGCCAGCCCGTACGCCATCGCCTCCCGAGCGGTGAACACCTTGTCGCGGTCCATGTCGGCGCGCAGGGTCGCGATGTCGTGGTGGGTGTGCCGGGCCAGCACCTCCTCGACCTGGGAGCGGATCCGCACCATCTCCTTGGCCTGGAGGGCCAGATCGGAGACCGTGCCCTGCCGCCCACCGCTGGCGGGCTGCCCGAGCAGCACGCGCGCGTGCTCCAGCACGAACCGCCGCCCCGGATCCCCGCCCGCCAGCAGCACGGCCGCCGTGGACGCCGCCTGCCCGACACAGAACGTCGAGATCGGCGCCTGCACGAACGTCATCGTGTCGTAGATCGCCATCAGCGAGGTGAAGGATCCGCCGGGGGAGTTGATGTAGATCGCGATCTCGTTCTCCGGCGCCGCCGACTCCAGATGCAGCAGTTGCGCGATGACGACATTGGCCACGCCGTCGTCGATCTCGGTGCCGAGGAAGATGATCCGCTCCGACAGCAGCCGGCTGAACACGTCGTACGACCGCTCGCCCTGCGGGGTGCGCTCGACCACGTTCGGAATCGTGTACGTCCCCATGACTACAGCCCCATCCGTCGCCGTGCGGCGGCCGGGCGGACGTCGGCGAACGACTCCACCACCCGGTCCACCATGCCGTACTCCCTGGCCTGCTCGGCCGTGAACCAGCGGTCCCGGTCGCCGTCCCGGGAGATGGTCTCCGGGCTCTGCCCGGTGTGCTCCGCGGTGATCCGCTCGATGGTCCGCTTGGTGAACTCCAGGTTGTCCGCCTGGATTTCGATATCGGCGGTCGTGCCGCCGATCCCGGCGGACGGCTGGTGCATCATGATCCGCGCGTTGGGCAGCGAGTACCGCTTGCCCGGCGCGCCCACGCTCAGCAGGAACTGGCCCATGCTGGCGGCGAACCCCATCGCGAGCGTGGAGACGTCGTTGGGGATCAGCCGCATGGTGTCGTAGATGGCGAGCCCCGCGTGCACCGAGCCGCCGGGGCTGTTGATGAACAGGCTGATGTCGGTGCGGGGGTCCTCCGCCGACAGGATCAGCAACTGGGTGCAGACCCGGTTGGCGGAGACCTCGTCGACCTGGGTGCCCAGCAGGACGATCCGCTGTCCGAGCAGCTGGGCTGCCAGGTGGTCGTCGAACCGGGTGGGCGGGGTGTCGCCCTCCTCGGCGCGAGGCAACAGGGCGGTGCGTGGAGACATGCGGGCTCCTCGGGTCGTGGGAGTGGAAGCGGGTGGTGCGATCGCGATGTCCACTCTCGGCCCGGGACCCCGCCCGTGGCGGAACCCTCTGCCCGCGGCAGATTCGCCAAGGGCAGAGCACGCGCGGCCCGCCGCCTGCCGCACGGGCGGCGAACCCGTGGGGTCACCCGCCCCGCTTCTCCCGCAACTGCCGGAAGAACGCCCGCACATCCCCCACCAGAAGGTCCGGCTCCTCCATCGCCGCGAAGTGCCCGCCCCGGTCGAACTCCGTCCAGCGCACGATGTTCTCGGTGCGCTCGGCCTTGTGCCGCAGCGGAATCTGCAGCTCCGCCGGGAACAGGGCCACGGCGGTGGGCGTGGCCGACGGCTCCTGGGGCCGGGCGATCCGGCCGGAGGCGTGCGCCCGCTCGAAGTAGATCCGGGCTGACGAACCGGCGGTCCCGGTCAGCCAGTACAGCATCACGTTGGTCAGCAGCCGGTCCCGGTCGACGGCCTCCTCGGGCAGCTCCTCGGAGTCCGTCCACTCCCTGAACTTCTCGACGATCCAGGCGAGTTGCCCAACAGGCGAGTCGGTCAGCGCGTACGACAGGGTCTGCGGCCGGGTCGACTGCAGCACGGCGTACCCCGTGCCCTCCCGCGACCACGCGCTCCACCCACGCCACGAGGCGAGCGTCCGCTCCCGCTCCTCGGAGCTCAGCCCCGCCAGCTCCTCACCGGTCGGCTCGGTGGCCGCCTGCGCGCCCGGCAGCAGGTTCAGATGGACGCCGATCACCCGGCCGGGATGGGCGCGGCCCAGCTCGCGGGAGATCGCCGCGCCCCAGTCACCGCCCTGTGCCCCGAACCGCTCGTAGCCGAGCCGGCTCATCAGCTCGGCCCACGCGTCGGCGACCCGCCCCGCCTCCCAGCCGGTGTCCGGCGTCGGCCCGGACAGCCCGAAGCCGGGGATGCTCGGCAGCACGACGTGGAACGCGTCGGCCGGATCCCCGCCGTGCGCGGCCGGGTCGGTCAACGGCCCCACCACGTCGAGGAACTCCACGATCGATCCGGGCCAGCCGTGCGTGACGACCAGCGGGGTGGCGTCCGGTTCGGGGGAGCGGACGTGCGCGAAGTGCACGTTCGCCCCGTCGATCGTGGTGGTGAACTGCGGCCACTCATTGAGCCGTGCCTCGGCCGCACGCCAGTCGTACGAGTGCCGCCAGTACCGCACGAGCTCGCGCAGGTAGTCGCCGGGTACGCCGTACGCCCACCCGACGCCGGGCAGCTCGTCCGGCCAGCGGGTCCGGTCGAGGCGGTCGTACAGGTCGTCGAGGTCGCGCCGCGGGATGTCGAGGCGGAAGGGCCGGATGCCGTCGGCGGGCGGTGACGTCGTCATGGTCGCGATGCTAGGGCCTGTTGCGAAAGTGGCCTCTGCCGCGCGACGCCCGGCACGCACTCTCGGCGCACCGCCCGAAAGCCCGAGTACCCCAGTACGAGGGCTTCCGGGCGGCACGCCGAGAGCACGCACCGGACGCCGCGCGGCCGCCCTCCGGGCGACGAGGCCACTTTCGCAACAGGCCCTAGTTCCGGCGGCCGCCCCCGGATGGATTCCGGACGCGGCCGATGAGTTTCGCGGGCCCCGCCGGTCGATACAGATGACCGCGTTCCACGCCGCAGGAGGTGCCCATGGCGACCGACGGATTCACCACGTGTCTCTGGTTCGACAACGAGGCAGAGGAAGCCGCCCACTACTACGTCTCGATCTTCAAGAACTCCAGCATCGGCAGGGTCGCCCGCTACCCCGAGGACGCCCCCCGCCCGGCCGGCACCGTGATGACCGTGGAGTTCACGGCCAACGGCCAGAAGTTCCTCGCGCTCAACGGCGGCCCCGAGTTCAAGTTCAACGAGGCGATCTCCTTGGTGATCTACTGCGAGAACCAGGAGGAGATCGACTACTACTGGACCAAGCTCACCGAGAACGGCGGCGAGCCCGGCCCCTGCGGCTGGCTGAAGGACAAGTACGGGGTGTCCTGGCAGGTCACGCCCACCGACCTCGACGACATGGTCAGCGACCCGGACCCGGCGAAGGCGGCACGCGCGATGCAGGCGATGCTGTCGATGCACAAGCTCGACATCGCCGCCCTGAAGAAGGCGTACGCGGGGGAGTGACGCACCGCCGGAGCAGGGCCGGCCCCGCGGCCGGCCCTGCCGCTATCCGGCCTCGGCCAGGATCTCCCCGATGACATGCCGGGAGTTCGCCGCCAGCGGCGGATTGGTCTCCCAGTAGTACGGCAGCTGGATCAGCGAGATCGACAACGCCCAGGCGCGCCCGCGCGCCCACTCGGCGTCGTCCGCGCCCACGGCCTGACGGAAGGTCTCCCGTGCCCCGGCGGGCAGCAGGTTCCACGCGACGATCAGGTCGACGGCGGGATCCCCCACCCCCGCCACGCCGAAGTCGATCACACCGGTCAGTCGTCCTTCGCTGACCAGCACGTTCCCGGGAGAGAGGTCTCCGTGCGCCCACACGGCGGGCCCGGCGTACTCCGGTGCCCGCAGGGCCTCCTCCCACAGCGCCGTCATCGCGTCCGTGTCCACCCGGCCCTCCAACTGCGCGATGGCCTCCCGCGTCGGCTCGTCCCGGGTGGCCGGCGGCACGCCCCGGTGGTTCGGCGGACCGCCGTCGGCGTCGACCCGGCGCAGTGCGACGACGAACTCCGCCAGGTCCTCGGCCAGCCGCTCCGGCTCGTCGAGCGCCCCGGCGACGGGATTGCTCCCCTCCAGCCACCCGTACACCGACCAGGGAAACGGGAACCCCGCACCCGGCTCGCCCCGCCCGACCGGCCGCGGTGTGTCCAGGGGCAACCGTGGCCCCAGCTCGGGCAGCCACCGCAGCTCGTGCTCCACGTCCCCGACGGCCCCGGGATGCCGAGGCAGCCGCACCACCAGTTCGCCCCCCAGCCGGAACATCGCGTTCTCGGTCCCCGACGACTCCAGCCGGCGCACGGGCAGCTCCGCCCACTGCGGGAACTGCCCGGCGATCAGCCGCCGCACCAGCTGGGCGTCCAGGTCGACTTCGTCCGCATGCATCTTGACGGCACACATGGGGCCATCCCAGTGGAACGGCCTGCGCCCTGTCGAACGATTTTGAGGAGACGTCAGCCGGGTGACGCCTCGTCAGTCGGACCCGGCCGTCGCACCGACCACCCGTGTGATCTCCCGCGCGATCCGCAGGATCCCCGGCGAGCGCACCGGGCACGGCTTGGGGGTGGACGTGGTGGGCGCCAGACAGAAGTGCAGGTAGTCGTCGTCGCGGTGGAGCGCGGTGCGGTCGCTGCCCGGCTGGGTGCAGTAGTCGGGGTGGGCGCGCTCGTACGCGGTGCAGGGCAGGAACTGGGTCCAGGTGTAGCGAGCCCCTTCGGGACTCACCGCCCGGCCCGCGTCGGCGACCAGGTCGCCGGTGGCCGCGGCCCGCTCCTCGTAGACGGCGTTCACGCGCCGCACCCGGTCGGGGCTGATCGGGTCCGGGCCCTGCAGCACCCACACGATGCGCGGCCGCCGCTCGCGCCCCGCCGCGTCGATCTGCTCGGCGAGGCGTCGCGCGTCGGCGGCGTACCGTTCCAGATAGCGGGTCCGAGAGGCGTCGTACGTGATGCCGTCCATGCACGGCGTGTAGCCCCAGGCATTTCCCCAGAACTGCAGCACCACGAAGTCCGGCCGCACCGACCGCACCAGGGCCGCCGCCTTGTCCGCGTCCGGCACGAGCGACCGCTTGCCGGTGCCCTCCAGGTAGTCGCACAGGGTGGTGCCGGAATAGGGGGCGCTCGTGTACGTGGCCCGCAGGTCCCGGCGGAGTTCCTCGCCGAGGACTTTCTGGTTCTCCATCGCCAGCGAGTCGCCGATGTAGAGGACAGTCGGCGCCTTCGCGGGGAGGCGCGGCGCCCGCTGCTGGGTGGTGGCCGCCGACGCCTCGGGGACGCTGGGCGCGGGCGGCGCCGCCTCCGGCCCGGA includes:
- a CDS encoding DUF6777 domain-containing protein — its product is MAAVVLTRIGRDDASDAEDGNVLLQAVNATGPNPFTESTARAGSAPSVTPTPTGSVPPHTVRGVSGSAPGLYGGTRNVADCDVEKQIRLLGEAEARNRAFASVAEVEPSGVPAYLRSLTPVQLRVDTRVTNHGFRDGAATGYQAILQAGTAVLVDGRGLPRVRCACGNPLTPPVARRTTPKPTGEAWPGFRFSHVVAVKEARRDIDAFVLYDSDHDVWIYRSRGDTGEKDKQIG
- a CDS encoding SGNH/GDSL hydrolase family protein; protein product: MGRRSVVGVLLAGAVLLGGCGDPASGPEAAPPAPSVPEASAATTQQRAPRLPAKAPTVLYIGDSLAMENQKVLGEELRRDLRATYTSAPYSGTTLCDYLEGTGKRSLVPDADKAAALVRSVRPDFVVLQFWGNAWGYTPCMDGITYDASRTRYLERYAADARRLAEQIDAAGRERRPRIVWVLQGPDPISPDRVRRVNAVYEERAAATGDLVADAGRAVSPEGARYTWTQFLPCTAYERAHPDYCTQPGSDRTALHRDDDYLHFCLAPTTSTPKPCPVRSPGILRIAREITRVVGATAGSD
- a CDS encoding epoxide hydrolase family protein produces the protein MTTSPPADGIRPFRLDIPRRDLDDLYDRLDRTRWPDELPGVGWAYGVPGDYLRELVRYWRHSYDWRAAEARLNEWPQFTTTIDGANVHFAHVRSPEPDATPLVVTHGWPGSIVEFLDVVGPLTDPAAHGGDPADAFHVVLPSIPGFGLSGPTPDTGWEAGRVADAWAELMSRLGYERFGAQGGDWGAAISRELGRAHPGRVIGVHLNLLPGAQAATEPTGEELAGLSSEERERTLASWRGWSAWSREGTGYAVLQSTRPQTLSYALTDSPVGQLAWIVEKFREWTDSEELPEEAVDRDRLLTNVMLYWLTGTAGSSARIYFERAHASGRIARPQEPSATPTAVALFPAELQIPLRHKAERTENIVRWTEFDRGGHFAAMEEPDLLVGDVRAFFRQLREKRGG
- a CDS encoding ATP-binding protein, whose amino-acid sequence is MIEHGDGAVVPTGFDVPVEPLRRAAHYTGEPGCIAEARSLAAFFLEQLRNEWCAEIDARTEGAVLLVVRELVTNADRHSNGPYILELEGTDSALAVSVYDSSAALPRRFPRDPARIGRHGLEIVYALATDVTVERVPVGKRVRAVVRLDGE
- a CDS encoding ATP-dependent Clp protease proteolytic subunit; the encoded protein is MSPRTALLPRAEEGDTPPTRFDDHLAAQLLGQRIVLLGTQVDEVSANRVCTQLLILSAEDPRTDISLFINSPGGSVHAGLAIYDTMRLIPNDVSTLAMGFAASMGQFLLSVGAPGKRYSLPNARIMMHQPSAGIGGTTADIEIQADNLEFTKRTIERITAEHTGQSPETISRDGDRDRWFTAEQAREYGMVDRVVESFADVRPAAARRRMGL
- a CDS encoding helix-turn-helix domain-containing protein, translating into MSNQAPNTQMTPNEARVIPLRPQPARPGTARPVSDRPAAVPSQPAVKEPLWRDLVGDVLRRERLAQERTLKDVADAARISMPYLSEVERGRKEASSEVLAAAAHALGLGLGDLLARAHSDLTRHTHARGRAMSTAPHNGLCLAA
- a CDS encoding ClpP family protease — translated: MGTYTIPNVVERTPQGERSYDVFSRLLSERIIFLGTEIDDGVANVVIAQLLHLESAAPENEIAIYINSPGGSFTSLMAIYDTMTFVQAPISTFCVGQAASTAAVLLAGGDPGRRFVLEHARVLLGQPASGGRQGTVSDLALQAKEMVRIRSQVEEVLARHTHHDIATLRADMDRDKVFTAREAMAYGLADEVLSRRLGKV
- a CDS encoding VOC family protein → MATDGFTTCLWFDNEAEEAAHYYVSIFKNSSIGRVARYPEDAPRPAGTVMTVEFTANGQKFLALNGGPEFKFNEAISLVIYCENQEEIDYYWTKLTENGGEPGPCGWLKDKYGVSWQVTPTDLDDMVSDPDPAKAARAMQAMLSMHKLDIAALKKAYAGE
- a CDS encoding RNA polymerase sigma factor SigF, producing MDTAVTGSEAEVVKDSPVARTGQGPTPDVGDPRTVAPRDARELSRQFFARMTELEEGTHEYQYARNTLIEMNMSLVRFAAGRFRNRGDDMEDIVQTGMIGLIKAIDRFELSREVEFTSFALPYIVGEIKRFFRDTTWAVHVPRRLQELRVELAKAREELASRLDRDPTVAELATLMNISENEVTEAQIAANGYNSASLDAALTGDGPENGEAVLADFIGVEEQGLRLVEDFQSLAPLMAELDERDRQILHLRFVEEATQAEIGERLGCSQMHVSRLLKRIIVRLRKGMLGELGCA
- a CDS encoding aminoglycoside phosphotransferase family protein, which codes for MHADEVDLDAQLVRRLIAGQFPQWAELPVRRLESSGTENAMFRLGGELVVRLPRHPGAVGDVEHELRWLPELGPRLPLDTPRPVGRGEPGAGFPFPWSVYGWLEGSNPVAGALDEPERLAEDLAEFVVALRRVDADGGPPNHRGVPPATRDEPTREAIAQLEGRVDTDAMTALWEEALRAPEYAGPAVWAHGDLSPGNVLVSEGRLTGVIDFGVAGVGDPAVDLIVAWNLLPAGARETFRQAVGADDAEWARGRAWALSISLIQLPYYWETNPPLAANSRHVIGEILAEAG